In a genomic window of Methylobacter sp. YRD-M1:
- a CDS encoding sterol desaturase family protein: protein MSHLNAFFESIITRAALTSGELAVTVLLVFFVVLSTIEARAPKIQNPASGKRRSIQINVNFFFFNSAALSLLPVSSLLLLAEQYSGNGLLGYIANPVWKVIVSFLAFDLMYYLWHKASHSFDCLWIFHRVHHSDPHLTVSTAFRVHFVELLIITALKAVYIVMLGADKTIVLINETITTLFVMFHHANVAFRGEKLLGRVIIAPYLHRVHHSTERHEHDRNYGSVLSVWDRLFGTCAELEPVKVGIKNNVPQDLMSLLKLGFTNAAVPAAAVPEHIKPMIAEAAYFKAKKRGFSPGHELRDWLEAEREIIRLICKSRLQKKPMPKQKMLNPRLILSRYV, encoded by the coding sequence ATGTCACATTTAAACGCATTTTTTGAATCCATCATAACGCGGGCTGCGCTGACATCCGGAGAACTGGCCGTAACGGTGCTGCTGGTATTTTTCGTCGTGCTGTCAACAATTGAAGCACGCGCGCCTAAAATCCAAAACCCTGCGTCAGGTAAACGTCGGTCAATTCAGATCAACGTCAATTTTTTCTTTTTTAACAGCGCCGCGCTTTCGCTGCTGCCGGTTTCGTCCCTGTTGCTATTGGCTGAACAATACTCAGGCAACGGACTGCTGGGCTATATTGCCAATCCCGTATGGAAAGTCATCGTGTCATTTTTGGCGTTCGACCTGATGTATTATCTCTGGCACAAAGCCAGCCACAGTTTCGATTGTCTGTGGATATTCCATAGAGTCCATCACAGCGATCCTCATTTAACTGTCTCGACGGCGTTTCGCGTGCACTTTGTGGAACTGTTGATCATTACGGCGCTTAAAGCGGTTTACATTGTGATGTTGGGCGCGGACAAAACCATCGTACTGATTAACGAGACCATCACGACGCTGTTCGTCATGTTCCATCATGCAAATGTTGCATTCCGAGGCGAAAAACTGCTGGGCCGGGTCATTATCGCGCCCTATCTGCACCGGGTTCATCATTCAACCGAGCGCCACGAGCATGACCGCAACTACGGCTCGGTGCTGTCGGTGTGGGACCGCTTGTTCGGCACTTGTGCGGAGCTGGAGCCTGTCAAGGTCGGCATCAAAAACAATGTACCACAGGACCTGATGAGCCTTTTGAAACTGGGCTTTACTAATGCCGCCGTCCCGGCCGCAGCTGTCCCTGAACATATCAAACCGATGATCGCCGAGGCAGCCTATTTCAAGGCAAAAAAACGCGGCTTCTCTCCCGGCCATGAGCTTCGTGACTGGCTGGAAGCCGAAAGAGAAATCATCAGGCTCATTTGTAAAAGCCGTCTTCAGAAAAAGCCGATGCCTAAACAGAAAATGCTCAATCCCAGACTGATACTCTCCCGCTATGTTTAA
- a CDS encoding O-antigen ligase family protein → MIFYSLLAVVFLSPLPYGANRPWSWSLCSLLVALLAMAWAVQFFVRKRQTPFFQHWGSVGDAAILFFAALCWAWLQTTGEWLRPLWQTQNELLNFSSGAVSLNPADTMTSVMRLLSYALVFWLALCYGQDRHKAKSVFYGLMVAGFVYSAYGLIVQLGDFRMVLWHERPYADSVSSTFINRNHFATFAGLTLLCSLALLSERMETLAEYNLSSNFGRQRFIENLITQAWFPLLAFFTISSALILSHSRGGFLSFSLALSAFLMLFYINPRTRNKNTLVIFGSLVVLGAVAFFFSSDALLDRFGRLDEESKIRTAVYGLTWNAITSNPWAGFGLGSYKEAFQLYQSMEIGGIEAAPLIHDYAHNTYLETVFELGFPAALALFYCFFKITWLCLKGFLMRKRDMIYSAIGVAATVLIGGHSLVDFSMQIPAVSYVYALLMGVACAQSFSFSAQPRAMIRR, encoded by the coding sequence GTGATCTTTTATAGTTTGCTGGCTGTTGTATTTTTATCTCCTTTGCCTTACGGAGCCAATCGGCCCTGGTCATGGAGTTTGTGTTCGCTGTTGGTAGCTCTGTTGGCCATGGCCTGGGCTGTACAGTTTTTTGTCCGGAAGCGGCAAACTCCTTTTTTTCAGCATTGGGGTTCGGTTGGCGATGCGGCAATATTGTTTTTTGCCGCACTATGTTGGGCTTGGCTGCAAACAACCGGTGAGTGGCTTCGCCCGTTATGGCAGACGCAAAATGAACTGTTGAACTTTTCTTCCGGCGCCGTTTCTTTGAATCCGGCTGATACGATGACTTCAGTCATGCGCTTGTTAAGCTATGCGTTAGTGTTTTGGCTGGCATTATGCTACGGCCAGGATCGACACAAAGCCAAATCCGTTTTTTATGGCTTGATGGTAGCCGGTTTTGTTTACTCGGCATATGGCCTGATCGTTCAGTTGGGCGATTTCAGAATGGTTCTCTGGCATGAAAGGCCCTATGCCGATTCTGTGTCCTCGACTTTTATCAATAGAAATCATTTCGCGACCTTTGCGGGATTAACGTTGCTTTGCTCGCTGGCCTTGCTGAGTGAACGCATGGAAACATTGGCGGAATATAATCTGTCCAGTAATTTCGGCAGGCAGCGCTTTATCGAGAATCTGATTACGCAGGCATGGTTTCCTTTATTGGCTTTTTTCACCATCAGTTCGGCATTAATCCTGTCGCATTCGCGTGGCGGTTTCTTAAGTTTCAGCCTGGCCCTGTCAGCTTTTTTGATGCTGTTTTATATCAATCCCCGTACCCGTAATAAAAATACATTGGTTATCTTTGGTTCTCTGGTCGTGTTGGGTGCGGTTGCTTTTTTCTTCAGCAGTGATGCCTTGCTTGATCGCTTCGGGCGCCTGGATGAAGAAAGTAAAATCAGAACAGCTGTTTACGGTTTGACCTGGAACGCTATTACCAGCAATCCTTGGGCAGGTTTCGGATTGGGCAGTTATAAGGAGGCTTTTCAGCTGTATCAGAGCATGGAAATCGGCGGGATCGAAGCGGCTCCGCTGATTCATGACTACGCCCATAACACCTATCTGGAAACCGTCTTCGAACTCGGCTTCCCGGCAGCCCTGGCGTTGTTTTATTGTTTTTTTAAAATCACGTGGCTCTGTCTTAAGGGGTTTCTGATGAGAAAGAGAGATATGATTTATTCGGCAATCGGGGTTGCCGCCACGGTTTTGATTGGAGGGCATTCGCTGGTTGACTTCAGTATGCAAATTCCGGCTGTTTCTTATGTTTATGCTTTATTAATGGGCGTGGCCTGTGCGCAGTCTTTTAGTTTTTCCGCTCAGCCCCGTGCCATGATTAGAAGGTAG
- a CDS encoding glycosyltransferase family 4 protein, whose translation MKVLLIIDDYLPASIKVGAKMMHELAVEFVARGNQVTVITPDHRASNRPKVAALDGVTVCRFRSGKIKNVSKVKRAINETLLSYNAWKAYKKHFKNNRHDLIIYYSPSIFWGGLVRKLKKLWGAPSYLILRDFFPQWVIDNGILKAHSPITKYFRLFEWLSYQAADSIAIQSPKNREWFAETARTGKPLDVLYNWAANEPVPLSGGHYRETLELKDKVVYFYGGNIGHAQDMMNIVRLAKNMRTENKAHFVLVGEGDEVGLVRNSIEAEELKNISLLPAVSQDEFKKMLAEFDIGLFTLHRDHTTHNFPGKLLGYMVQRMPILGSINSDNDLKPVVEDAGAGLITINGDDEGLLKNALQLLHDEKLRIQMGENANKLLNEQFSVESAVDKITAFAVSHGVSPINNREAESEKTRAHCVAS comes from the coding sequence ATGAAAGTACTGTTAATTATCGATGATTATCTGCCGGCCAGCATCAAGGTCGGAGCCAAGATGATGCATGAGTTGGCCGTTGAGTTTGTAGCGCGCGGGAATCAGGTCACCGTTATCACCCCGGATCACAGGGCTAGCAACCGGCCCAAAGTTGCAGCTTTGGATGGCGTTACAGTCTGCCGTTTTCGTTCCGGCAAAATCAAAAACGTTTCAAAAGTCAAAAGGGCCATTAATGAGACGTTGCTTTCATACAATGCCTGGAAGGCCTATAAAAAGCATTTTAAAAACAACAGGCATGATCTGATTATTTATTATTCGCCGTCAATTTTTTGGGGCGGATTGGTCAGAAAGCTCAAAAAGCTTTGGGGGGCGCCGAGCTATCTCATTTTGCGGGACTTTTTTCCGCAGTGGGTCATTGATAACGGCATTTTGAAGGCTCACTCGCCAATCACAAAATATTTCAGGCTTTTCGAATGGCTCAGTTATCAGGCAGCAGACTCGATAGCGATTCAATCGCCTAAAAACAGGGAATGGTTTGCTGAAACGGCACGAACCGGCAAGCCTTTGGATGTGCTTTATAACTGGGCGGCAAATGAGCCTGTGCCTTTATCTGGAGGCCATTATCGAGAGACATTGGAGCTTAAGGATAAAGTTGTTTATTTTTATGGCGGCAATATTGGCCACGCACAGGACATGATGAATATTGTGCGTTTGGCTAAAAATATGCGGACGGAAAATAAAGCGCATTTTGTTTTGGTCGGTGAAGGCGATGAGGTTGGGCTTGTTCGCAACAGCATTGAAGCAGAAGAACTGAAAAATATCTCTCTCTTGCCTGCTGTTTCTCAAGATGAATTCAAAAAGATGCTGGCCGAGTTTGATATCGGGCTTTTTACGCTTCACCGTGACCATACGACCCATAATTTTCCCGGCAAGTTATTGGGCTATATGGTTCAGCGTATGCCCATACTGGGCAGCATCAATTCGGATAATGATCTAAAGCCTGTTGTAGAAGATGCGGGCGCCGGGCTGATTACTATCAATGGCGATGACGAAGGCCTGTTAAAAAATGCCTTGCAGCTGCTACATGATGAAAAGTTGAGGATTCAAATGGGAGAAAATGCGAACAAGCTACTGAATGAGCAATTCTCCGTTGAATCTGCAGTCGACAAAATTACAGCTTTTGCTGTCAGCCATGGTGTTAGCCCTATAAACAATAGGGAAGCGGAATCAGAAAAAACTCGAGCCCATTGCGTTGCGTCCTAA
- a CDS encoding dTDP-4-dehydrorhamnose reductase family protein, which produces MKKVVVLGSAGMAGHIMTEYLQATGDYHVSGIAREDGRYVDKKLDVLDFSGLQGYLNEVNPDLVINCIGVLVGKSADDMCTAIQINSYLPHFLSRLGEQLGFKLVHISTDCVFSGKDGQYHEDAFRDGNDNYARTKALGEVINDRDLTIRTSIIGPELKLNGTGLLDWLFKQRGEIKGYSKAYWSGVTTLELAKATHEMIKQGITGLYQLCPSEKISKYELLKLIAKVWDRDIAILPYENYAVDKSLVSTRTDFNYPKPDYEAMLIEARKWMDTHADYYSHYRLK; this is translated from the coding sequence ATGAAAAAAGTGGTGGTATTAGGCAGTGCAGGCATGGCAGGTCATATTATGACCGAGTATCTGCAGGCTACCGGCGACTATCATGTATCCGGCATCGCGCGCGAGGATGGCCGCTACGTCGATAAGAAGCTGGATGTGCTTGATTTTTCAGGCTTGCAAGGCTATCTCAACGAAGTTAATCCGGATTTGGTGATCAACTGCATCGGTGTACTGGTCGGCAAGTCTGCCGACGACATGTGCACCGCCATACAAATCAACAGTTATCTGCCGCATTTTCTTTCCCGTCTGGGCGAACAGCTTGGCTTCAAGCTAGTCCATATCAGCACGGATTGCGTGTTCTCGGGCAAGGACGGACAGTACCATGAAGATGCCTTCAGGGACGGCAACGATAACTATGCCAGAACAAAAGCACTGGGTGAGGTCATTAACGATCGTGATCTGACCATCCGCACTTCGATCATCGGCCCTGAACTCAAACTTAATGGCACAGGCTTGCTGGATTGGCTTTTTAAACAGCGTGGCGAGATCAAAGGCTATTCCAAAGCCTACTGGTCAGGCGTAACGACGTTGGAACTGGCAAAAGCCACCCATGAAATGATCAAGCAAGGCATTACAGGGCTTTACCAATTATGCCCCAGCGAAAAAATATCAAAATACGAGCTGCTAAAACTTATCGCCAAGGTATGGGATAGGGATATTGCCATATTGCCTTACGAAAACTATGCGGTTGATAAAAGCCTGGTGAGCACGAGAACAGACTTTAATTATCCAAAACCGGACTATGAAGCCATGCTGATTGAAGCTCGCAAGTGGATGGATACGCATGCTGACTATTACTCTCATTATCGGCTGAAATAA
- the wecB gene encoding non-hydrolyzing UDP-N-acetylglucosamine 2-epimerase — translation MKKIMTIVGTRPEIIKLSRVIAQLEKYTEHVLVHTGQNYDFELNEVFFNELGIRKPDYFLNAAGNNAAETIGNVIIKSDQLLAEVRPDALLVYGDTNSCLSVISAKRRKIPVFHMEAGNRCFDQRVPEEINRKIVDHLSDINMTLTEHARRYLVSEGVNPETIIKTGSSMLEVLNHYQADIDKSNVLERLGLASRDFFIVSAHREENVDSEENFNDLLTSLNAIAERYGKRIIVSTHPRTRKKLESFRGKQFNSLIEFMKPLGFFDYICLQKHAFCAISDSGTITEESSILGFPAITIRQAHERPEGMDEGTLIMSGLKSEDIINAIDIVTDQWRENQNGIHLVKDYDVDNVSQKVVRIIVSYMDYINRTVWKQY, via the coding sequence ATGAAAAAAATTATGACCATAGTGGGCACGCGCCCGGAGATTATCAAGCTGAGCCGCGTGATTGCCCAACTTGAAAAATACACGGAACATGTATTGGTTCATACCGGCCAGAATTATGATTTTGAGCTCAATGAAGTCTTCTTCAATGAATTAGGAATCAGAAAGCCCGATTATTTTTTGAACGCGGCCGGCAATAATGCCGCTGAAACCATCGGTAATGTCATCATAAAATCCGACCAGCTTTTAGCTGAAGTGCGCCCTGACGCACTTTTGGTTTATGGCGATACCAATAGCTGCCTGTCTGTAATTTCTGCCAAACGCAGAAAGATTCCCGTTTTTCACATGGAAGCAGGCAACCGCTGTTTCGACCAGCGAGTTCCCGAAGAAATTAACCGGAAAATAGTCGATCATCTCAGCGACATCAATATGACGCTGACCGAACATGCCAGACGCTATCTGGTGTCCGAGGGCGTTAATCCGGAAACAATTATCAAAACCGGCTCTTCAATGCTGGAAGTGCTGAATCATTATCAGGCCGATATTGATAAATCGAACGTACTGGAACGGCTAGGATTAGCGTCACGGGATTTCTTTATTGTCAGTGCTCACAGGGAAGAAAATGTAGACTCAGAAGAAAACTTTAACGATCTTCTGACTTCGTTAAACGCAATTGCAGAGAGATACGGCAAAAGAATCATTGTATCAACGCATCCCCGCACCCGAAAAAAACTGGAGTCCTTCCGGGGCAAGCAATTCAACTCTCTGATCGAGTTTATGAAGCCGCTCGGCTTCTTTGATTACATCTGTCTGCAAAAGCACGCTTTTTGCGCTATTTCCGACAGCGGCACTATTACAGAGGAATCGTCCATACTGGGATTTCCCGCCATTACTATCCGCCAGGCCCATGAACGGCCTGAAGGCATGGATGAAGGCACATTGATCATGTCGGGGCTTAAATCCGAGGACATCATCAATGCGATTGATATCGTCACCGATCAGTGGCGTGAAAATCAGAATGGCATTCATCTGGTAAAAGATTATGACGTAGACAATGTTTCCCAGAAGGTCGTCAGGATTATTGTCAGTTATATGGATTACATTAACAGAACGGTATGGAAGCAGTATTGA
- a CDS encoding polysaccharide biosynthesis protein, producing MFANKTLLITGGTGSFGNAVLDRFLDTDIQEIRIFSRDEKKQHDMRLQYNNDKIKFYIGDVRSFDSIDAAMCGVDYVFSAAALKQVPSCEFYPIEAVKTNILGTENTLKAAIKNQVKNAIVLSTDKAVYPINAMGMSKALMEKVSVATSRNVPGNGPVICNTRYGNVMASRGSVIPLFIEQIKSGMPLTITDPDMTRFMMSLPDAVNLVLFAFEHGVQGDTFVQKAPAATVLTLAKALKKIFNAKNEIRILGTRHGEKKHEALLCREEYLKAEDLGGYFRIPADTRDLNYAKYFEEGEQVLSQVQDYTSENTERLDVEGMIELLMKLDYIKDELKSDYR from the coding sequence ATGTTTGCTAATAAAACGCTGTTGATTACTGGTGGCACCGGCTCTTTCGGTAACGCTGTGCTGGATAGGTTTCTTGATACCGACATTCAGGAAATTCGCATATTTAGTCGTGATGAAAAAAAGCAGCACGACATGCGGCTTCAGTATAACAATGACAAGATAAAGTTTTACATTGGCGATGTCCGCTCATTCGATAGCATTGATGCGGCGATGTGCGGCGTTGATTATGTCTTTAGCGCGGCGGCCTTAAAACAAGTCCCTTCCTGTGAGTTTTATCCCATTGAAGCCGTTAAAACCAATATCTTGGGTACTGAAAACACTCTGAAAGCCGCTATCAAAAATCAGGTGAAAAATGCCATTGTATTAAGTACCGATAAAGCCGTTTATCCGATTAACGCGATGGGGATGAGCAAAGCCTTGATGGAGAAGGTATCTGTTGCCACATCCCGTAACGTGCCCGGTAACGGACCAGTCATATGTAACACCCGTTATGGCAATGTCATGGCGTCACGCGGTTCCGTGATCCCGCTGTTTATCGAGCAGATCAAATCGGGTATGCCTTTGACCATTACTGATCCTGATATGACACGTTTCATGATGTCATTACCTGATGCAGTCAATTTGGTTTTATTTGCCTTTGAGCATGGCGTGCAAGGAGATACGTTTGTTCAAAAGGCGCCGGCAGCAACAGTTTTGACGTTAGCCAAAGCGTTAAAGAAAATTTTTAATGCAAAAAATGAAATACGTATTTTGGGCACGCGGCACGGCGAGAAAAAGCATGAAGCATTGCTATGTAGGGAAGAGTATCTGAAAGCCGAAGACTTAGGCGGGTATTTCAGAATTCCTGCAGATACCAGGGATCTGAACTATGCCAAATATTTTGAAGAAGGCGAGCAGGTTTTATCTCAAGTACAGGATTATACCTCTGAAAATACCGAACGCTTGGATGTAGAAGGTATGATCGAGTTATTAATGAAGCTTGACTATATCAAAGACGAACTCAAGTCAGATTATAGATAG
- a CDS encoding helix-turn-helix domain-containing protein yields MLENDRELLQHLIKKGADWRERERAETILMLAEGYTVKETAEKQGLTREAIRERRRKWLKTGFASLPDKPRSGAPNKLRDEHRHQLRSWIEAEPLTARALLSRLENTYGVQIGNTTLRTELKRLGYVWRRTRYSLKKA; encoded by the coding sequence TTGCTCGAAAATGATCGAGAGCTGCTTCAGCATCTTATTAAAAAAGGCGCCGATTGGCGGGAGAGAGAGCGGGCGGAGACGATTCTGATGTTAGCAGAAGGATACACAGTCAAGGAAACTGCCGAAAAGCAGGGGCTGACTAGGGAAGCGATTCGCGAACGACGAAGAAAATGGTTGAAGACCGGCTTTGCGAGTTTGCCGGATAAGCCTCGTAGCGGCGCACCTAACAAGCTTAGGGATGAGCATCGTCATCAGCTACGAAGCTGGATTGAAGCGGAACCGTTAACAGCTCGAGCGTTATTGAGCAGATTGGAGAATACATATGGTGTTCAGATCGGCAATACCACTTTGCGAACAGAACTGAAGCGCCTGGGTTATGTCTGGAGGCGAACGCGGTACAGTTTAAAAAAAGCGTGA
- a CDS encoding glycosyltransferase family 4 protein — MKTIVINALSALRGGGQTYLINLLNSLPKGDFKVLLLVNSKNKQLFSQYASDRVEIFEAAWASKSILHRTLWERIALPHKLKEWQANIYYAPGGVMITTPPKGCLSATALRNMLPFDDRERKRFPLISIIRFKLWLLRFVFLKSYQKSDKVVFISEYSMAVVKQYMPNIESKSVVIPHGLNSRFLNAEDSYDLPNILKVNQFYLYVSILDVYKAQKEIVKAWGKLADSSFEYPLVLVGPKYSQYGEEVITLIDQLGLQDKVIYLGKVDYEKLPSLYKSARALLFASSCECCPNILLEKLAAGKPVLCSNIDPMPEFGGDAAIYFDPYAPDDLYEKVMNMEMHSSVMNEMGDKAYKQALKFDWHSTVKKTIDFLINNN; from the coding sequence ATGAAAACTATCGTAATTAATGCATTAAGCGCTCTTCGGGGCGGCGGTCAGACTTATCTCATTAATTTGCTGAATTCCCTGCCAAAAGGAGATTTTAAGGTTTTGCTTTTGGTAAACAGTAAAAATAAGCAGCTGTTTTCACAATACGCCTCGGATCGTGTAGAAATCTTTGAAGCAGCATGGGCGTCAAAAAGCATTTTACACCGGACTTTGTGGGAAAGGATCGCTCTGCCTCACAAGCTGAAAGAATGGCAAGCGAACATTTATTATGCGCCAGGCGGCGTCATGATTACCACTCCTCCAAAAGGATGTCTCAGCGCTACTGCCTTAAGAAACATGCTGCCGTTTGATGATAGGGAGCGGAAGCGTTTTCCGCTTATTTCAATAATCCGGTTCAAGTTGTGGCTGTTGCGCTTCGTGTTTTTGAAGTCCTATCAAAAGTCAGATAAGGTCGTGTTTATATCCGAGTATTCAATGGCGGTTGTTAAGCAATACATGCCGAATATAGAGAGTAAAAGCGTCGTTATTCCTCATGGGCTCAACAGTCGGTTTTTGAATGCAGAAGATTCTTATGATCTGCCGAACATTCTTAAGGTAAATCAGTTTTATCTGTATGTCTCGATACTAGATGTTTATAAGGCGCAAAAAGAGATTGTAAAAGCCTGGGGCAAATTAGCGGACAGTAGTTTTGAATATCCTCTGGTTTTGGTTGGGCCTAAATACAGTCAGTATGGAGAAGAAGTCATAACATTGATTGATCAGCTGGGGCTTCAGGATAAGGTGATTTATTTGGGAAAAGTTGATTATGAAAAATTACCAAGCCTTTATAAGTCTGCTAGAGCCTTATTGTTTGCTTCATCCTGCGAATGCTGTCCGAATATCCTGCTTGAAAAGCTCGCGGCAGGGAAACCGGTACTCTGTTCAAATATAGATCCAATGCCTGAGTTTGGCGGGGATGCGGCAATCTATTTTGATCCTTATGCGCCAGACGATTTGTATGAAAAAGTCATGAATATGGAAATGCATTCTTCAGTGATGAATGAGATGGGTGATAAGGCCTATAAGCAGGCGTTAAAATTTGACTGGCACAGCACTGTTAAAAAAACTATAGACTTTCTCATTAACAATAATTAA
- a CDS encoding glycosyltransferase family 4 protein, producing MSKVVLVIPTMHQGGAERVMSELANAWSAQQHEIHLVLLAKSKSFYCINDNVIMHNLEFSHSQLLSKIYNELKVFFKLRRILKEQNPDFVLSFMSKYNILTILATSNLNLKVFVSDRSNPKKQLPFLISFLRKITYRFAHGIIAQTSLAKSVLEENTGNRNIVVIPNPLKAISVCENIEKDKIILNVGRLVEEKGQKYLLEAFTKIKNTEWKIAILGDGPLYDRLKKQAEELGLKDQVIMPGAVSEIDHWLARASIFAFPSVSEGFPNALVEAMAAGLPCVSFDCDAGPRDIIIDGKNGYLVPVRDVEVLASRLETLINNAAIRTQLSKEAAKIVNDFGVEKISDDYLTFCMGQ from the coding sequence GTGTCTAAAGTAGTTCTGGTTATTCCCACCATGCACCAAGGAGGAGCTGAGCGCGTTATGTCAGAATTGGCAAATGCCTGGAGTGCTCAACAGCATGAAATACATCTTGTACTATTAGCTAAATCCAAAAGCTTTTATTGCATTAATGACAATGTAATTATGCACAATTTAGAGTTTAGTCACTCACAGCTATTGAGTAAAATTTATAATGAATTGAAAGTTTTCTTCAAATTAAGAAGAATATTAAAAGAGCAAAACCCTGATTTTGTACTTAGCTTTATGAGTAAGTACAATATATTGACCATTCTCGCTACTTCAAATCTGAATTTGAAAGTATTTGTATCAGACCGAAGCAATCCTAAAAAACAGTTGCCTTTTCTTATCTCATTTCTAAGAAAGATCACATACAGATTTGCTCATGGAATTATCGCTCAAACCAGCTTGGCTAAATCAGTTCTTGAGGAAAATACAGGCAATAGAAATATAGTGGTTATTCCAAATCCTTTAAAGGCTATTTCTGTTTGTGAAAACATTGAGAAAGATAAAATTATATTGAATGTAGGTCGTCTAGTTGAAGAAAAAGGCCAAAAATATCTTTTAGAGGCATTCACAAAGATTAAAAACACAGAATGGAAAATAGCTATATTAGGTGATGGGCCATTATATGATCGGCTAAAAAAACAGGCTGAAGAATTAGGTTTAAAAGATCAAGTAATCATGCCTGGCGCAGTTAGTGAAATAGATCATTGGTTAGCTAGAGCGTCTATATTTGCTTTTCCATCCGTTTCAGAAGGTTTTCCTAATGCGCTTGTCGAGGCAATGGCTGCCGGGCTTCCCTGTGTCAGTTTTGATTGTGACGCTGGGCCAAGAGATATCATCATCGATGGTAAAAATGGCTATCTGGTGCCTGTGCGGGATGTCGAGGTTCTTGCGAGCCGATTGGAAACCTTAATTAATAACGCTGCAATTAGAACGCAGCTATCCAAGGAAGCGGCCAAGATAGTTAATGACTTTGGTGTAGAAAAGATATCTGACGACTATCTGACGTTCTGCATGGGGCAATAA
- the wzy gene encoding O-antigen polysaccharide polymerase Wzy has product MKAIYLRLTFVLLLFVLFFVKPAFEDVTDPTILIVYIFIFFAATFIHLLSKIDNKNWFRLDVIFLLGYGIVHFQWPIMFSISGIYPEPLSKVSMSSFHVNYGTWLATAGLVSWFLGHSFVTLKTVPSVAEFSFSSKKLFWLTVILLGLFLSTAGADYLSGGIYKGSQGTGVGEGSSVYFQLLLSISILVLTAINILNKKREYNSNVVAWILNVDKKYLLLFIGYVLLFLSIGDRGAAIQVVFAFLILFGSLIRSITFIELIIMSILGALALTLVGLGRSAMDGQNILSSGLDNFEMSSGYDITLELANSIRTLYATLAAVPEYHDYFYGKLWLDKILSIIPFAQNIYLQLSEDVPYEINSAAYITYLKYGLNPPSGEGTSLVADIFINFSLFGVLFCLFLLGMFFKKVENELKIQRNYYWMIIAALLGSMAFYLGRGSLFEPFRYIVWGLGLSYFFVKRRRMSV; this is encoded by the coding sequence ATGAAAGCAATATATCTTAGATTAACTTTTGTTCTTTTATTGTTTGTGCTTTTTTTTGTAAAGCCTGCATTTGAAGATGTAACTGATCCAACAATTTTAATTGTCTATATTTTTATCTTTTTCGCTGCAACTTTTATTCACTTGTTAAGCAAAATAGATAACAAAAATTGGTTTCGATTAGATGTTATTTTTCTTTTGGGTTATGGCATAGTGCATTTTCAATGGCCCATTATGTTCTCTATTAGTGGAATTTATCCAGAGCCATTATCAAAAGTTTCAATGAGTTCTTTCCATGTAAATTATGGCACATGGCTTGCGACCGCTGGTTTAGTTTCATGGTTTCTAGGGCATTCTTTCGTGACATTAAAAACTGTGCCCAGTGTGGCAGAGTTTTCTTTTAGTTCCAAAAAACTATTTTGGCTAACTGTGATATTGCTCGGCTTATTTTTATCAACAGCTGGAGCTGATTATTTATCTGGCGGTATATATAAAGGCTCACAAGGAACAGGCGTTGGTGAAGGTAGTTCAGTATATTTTCAGTTGCTTCTTTCAATATCTATATTGGTTTTAACAGCTATTAATATACTGAATAAAAAAAGAGAATATAATTCTAATGTTGTGGCTTGGATTTTAAATGTAGATAAAAAGTATTTATTGCTTTTTATTGGTTATGTTTTGTTGTTTTTATCTATCGGTGACAGAGGAGCTGCAATACAAGTTGTCTTTGCATTTCTAATATTATTCGGAAGTTTAATCAGGTCAATAACATTTATAGAGCTAATTATAATGAGTATTTTAGGAGCCCTTGCATTGACGTTAGTAGGATTAGGAAGAAGTGCTATGGATGGGCAGAATATATTATCTTCGGGACTAGATAACTTTGAAATGTCATCAGGATATGACATTACCTTGGAATTGGCAAATAGTATACGAACTTTATATGCTACGTTAGCGGCTGTGCCGGAATATCATGATTATTTTTATGGAAAGCTTTGGCTTGATAAAATATTGAGCATTATTCCTTTTGCGCAAAATATTTATTTACAACTTTCAGAAGATGTTCCGTATGAGATAAATTCCGCCGCATACATTACTTATCTAAAATATGGGTTAAATCCTCCTTCAGGAGAAGGCACTTCATTAGTAGCGGATATATTTATTAACTTCAGCTTGTTTGGTGTGTTGTTTTGTTTATTTCTTTTAGGGATGTTTTTTAAAAAAGTAGAGAATGAGCTTAAGATACAACGGAATTATTATTGGATGATAATAGCTGCTTTATTAGGCAGCATGGCATTTTATTTGGGACGTGGCAGTCTATTTGAGCCTTTTAGATACATTGTTTGGGGGCTGGGGTTATCTTATTTTTTTGTGAAACGGAGAAGAATGAGTGTCTAA